One genomic region from Nostoc sphaeroides encodes:
- a CDS encoding LapA family protein → MKIAPFLTSLVLAVWVIAIAIISVQNATPVSLKFLTFQSIQIPMGLVLAFSAVVGLIGMALLQPLWGLAGIGQPNSRLEDDAEFFVDDEDF, encoded by the coding sequence ATGAAAATCGCGCCTTTTTTGACATCTCTAGTTTTAGCGGTTTGGGTAATTGCGATCGCAATTATTTCAGTCCAAAATGCCACACCCGTATCGTTAAAATTCTTAACATTCCAATCCATTCAGATACCAATGGGTTTAGTGCTGGCTTTTAGTGCTGTTGTCGGGTTAATTGGCATGGCACTGCTGCAACCTCTGTGGGGACTTGCTGGTATTGGGCAGCCTAATTCTCGATTGGAAGACGATGCCGAATTTTTTGTTGATGATGAAGACTTTTGA
- a CDS encoding DUF433 domain-containing protein, whose protein sequence is MQYQNIITIEPGKRGGKPCIRGMGITVYDVLSYLASGMTYEELLDDFPYLTQEDILACLSYAADR, encoded by the coding sequence GTGCAGTATCAAAACATTATTACAATCGAACCAGGAAAACGAGGTGGTAAGCCTTGTATTCGAGGAATGGGAATTACTGTATACGATGTTTTATCTTATCTTGCCTCTGGCATGACCTACGAGGAATTGCTTGATGACTTTCCTTATTTGACACAAGAGGATATTTTGGCTTGCCTAAGCTATGCGGCTGATCGATAA
- a CDS encoding DUF29 domain-containing protein: MSATYKADFNLWIEQTTQLLRSHRWHEVDVEHLIEEVEGLGKSERRGIASQLTRLLLHLLKWQYQPQRRSDSWLDSITDSRTQIELAIEDSPSLKSYPTEQLEESYQRARRQAAKQTGILLSVFPEECPYSVELVLDEDWLPEASDI, translated from the coding sequence ATGAGCGCAACTTATAAAGCAGATTTTAATTTGTGGATTGAACAGACAACTCAACTATTGCGATCGCATCGCTGGCATGAAGTTGATGTAGAACATTTGATTGAAGAGGTTGAAGGCTTGGGCAAAAGTGAACGGCGGGGTATTGCTAGTCAACTAACTCGCTTACTCTTGCATTTGCTGAAGTGGCAATATCAACCCCAGCGTCGCTCAGATAGTTGGCTCGATTCTATCACCGATTCTCGCACCCAAATTGAGTTAGCAATAGAAGATAGTCCTAGTCTTAAAAGTTATCCTACAGAGCAACTTGAGGAAAGTTATCAAAGGGCACGTCGGCAAGCAGCCAAGCAAACGGGGATACTTTTATCCGTGTTTCCAGAAGAGTGCCCATATTCTGTAGAGTTAGTGTTGGATGAAGACTGGCTACCGGAAGCAAGCGATATTTAA
- a CDS encoding Uma2 family endonuclease produces the protein MLNYNPLHCLPSSEELPDSDDTAVDNELQNLIPGLLKTTLALAWCDRWDWFFGVNMGIYSHPDQPAIVPDGFLSSGVKRFVDEDLRLSYVLWEEKKPPILALEVVSQIYREEYSIKKEFYAKELGILYYVVYSPLRRKKTPLEVYHLVDGEYILMSGNPVWLPEIGLGIGRERGIYQGIVREWLYWYDEEGQKLLTPEERIREAEERTAFEEQRRVEAEQQVKMLIERFNALGVDPESLL, from the coding sequence ATGTTAAACTACAATCCACTGCATTGTTTGCCATCTTCCGAAGAACTACCCGACTCAGATGATACTGCTGTGGATAATGAACTCCAAAATTTAATTCCCGGCTTGCTGAAAACGACACTGGCTTTGGCTTGGTGCGATCGCTGGGATTGGTTCTTTGGTGTTAATATGGGTATTTATTCTCACCCAGACCAACCAGCCATTGTCCCTGATGGATTTCTCAGCTCAGGAGTTAAACGCTTCGTTGATGAGGACTTGCGCCTAAGTTATGTGCTGTGGGAAGAAAAGAAGCCGCCAATTTTAGCACTAGAAGTTGTTTCTCAAATATATCGGGAAGAATATAGCATTAAGAAAGAATTCTATGCCAAAGAATTAGGAATTTTGTATTACGTTGTATATAGTCCGCTTCGGCGTAAAAAGACACCTTTGGAGGTGTATCACCTAGTTGATGGGGAATATATCTTAATGTCAGGAAATCCCGTTTGGCTCCCAGAGATTGGTTTAGGAATTGGGCGAGAACGGGGAATTTATCAAGGTATAGTGCGGGAGTGGCTGTACTGGTATGACGAGGAAGGGCAAAAATTGCTGACACCAGAAGAACGCATCAGGGAAGCGGAAGAACGCACAGCTTTTGAAGAACAGCGACGGGTGGAAGCAGAACAACAGGTGAAAATGTTAATTGAAAGATTCAATGCGCTAGGTGTTGATCCAGAAAGTTTGTTATAG